A window of the Lolium perenne isolate Kyuss_39 chromosome 7, Kyuss_2.0, whole genome shotgun sequence genome harbors these coding sequences:
- the LOC127316330 gene encoding lecithin-cholesterol acyltransferase-like 1 produces the protein MAMNKAFLGLLQLLLLLLPPSLRDYLWAAPSEHGVGQQLKVYHPIILQAGFSCPSIEARLTDAYTPSLPRCGALKGKGWFPLWNNIPELIDHDYVPCFEEQMSLVFDPVLNDYVNQPGVETRVTNFGSAYGFSPKDESCPFCCNIKLRNELEALGYRDGDTLFGAPYDIRHAPPRPSQSSKVYMDYFARVKGLVQNASEKNGNKPVILIGHSFGGRLMLDFLNSTPLPWRKQFIKHLVLLSPTPPIGFVQPLTNLAWGPTCIVMENVSRLALRPMWRSFASSLLSLPSPAVFGDEPLIITKQKNYSAYDCQDFLPVLGFSLKGTLPFNKWVDKRVEAPMVPTTYLNGFGVQTTKQVVFSDDNFDIEPENVYGNGDGVVNWNSVLVFAKELKRQHSAENILFKFIKIPNVAHSYISIQEDSLKIVMAAILEANS, from the exons ATGGCCATGAACAAAGCGTTCCTTGGGCTGCTACAactgctgctcctgctcctgccgcCTTCCCTCCGCGATTACTTGTGGGCGGCGCCGAGTGAGCATGGAGTGGGTCAGCAGCTCAAGGTCTACCACCCCATAATTTTGCAAGCCGGCTTCAGCTGCCCCAGCATCGAGGCGCGGCTCACCGACGCCTACACTCCATCGCTACCCCGCTGCGGCGCGCTCAAGGGGAAGGGGTGGTTCCCGCTATGGAACAACATACCGGAGCTGATCGACCATGACTATGTGCCGTGCTTTGAGGAGCAGATGAGCCTTGTCTTCGACCCTGTCCTCAACGACTACGTGAACCAGCCTGGCGTCGAGACTCGTGTAACAAACTTCGGCTCCGCGTATGGATTCTCGCCCAAGGACGAGAG CTGCCCATTTTGTTGTAACATAAAGCTCCGCAATGAACTGGAAGCACTTGGATATCGAGATGGAGATACCCTTTTCGGAGCTCCTTATGACATACGACATGCTCCACCACGGCCTTCCCAGTCTTCCAAGGTGTACATGGATTACTTTGCTCGTGTCAAGGGTCTGGTTCAGAACGCAAGTGAGAAGAATGGGAATAAGCCGGTTATCTTAATCGGCCATAGCTTCGGCGGCAGGCTCATGCTTGACTTCCTGAATTCTACTCCCCTTCCATGGAGGAAACAATTCATCAAGCACTTGGTTCTACTCTCGCCAACACCTCCTATAGGCTTCGTTCAGCCTCTCACCAACCTCGCCTGGGGACCAACCTGCATTGTTATGGAGAACGTTTCACGTCTTGCTTTACGGCCAATGTGGCGGTCATTCGCAAGTTCCCTTCTATCTCTACCATCCCCAGCGGTGTTTGGCGACGAGCCGCTCATAATAACCAAACAAAAGAACTACTCTGCATATGACTGTCAAGATTTTCTTCCAGTGCTCGGTTTCAGTTTGAAAGGAACGTTGCCCTTTAATAAATGGGTGGATAAGAGAGTTGAGGCGCCAATGGTGCCAACGACATACCTCAATGGTTTTGGGGTTCAAACGACGAAGCAGGTGGTATTCTCAGACGACAACTTCGATATCGAGCCAGAAAATGTGTATGGCAATGGAGATGGGGTTGTCAATTGGAACAGTGTGTTGGTATTCGCCAAGGAACTCAAAAGGCAGCATTCGGCAGAGAACATACTCTTTAAATTCATCAAGATTCCTAATGTTGCACACAGTTATATTTCTATTCAAGAGGATTCACTCAAGATTGTTATGGCTGCAATTTTAGAAGCCAATTCTTGA